GCACCAGGGCCCACCCGGTCTCGTGGCGCACCTTGACCCCGTCGCCGGGCGACTCGGCCAGGCCCCCGGCCCGCTGGGCCAGCTCGCGCATGGCCTGGCCCACCCGTTCCCAGGCCACCGGCACCGTCAGCTGCAGGCGCGCCGGGACCTCCCACGCTCGCTCCAGCGCCTCGAGGCCTCCGGGCGCGGCAGCCGCCGCGGCCGCCAGGCAGGCCAGCTCCACCCCGTCGACGGCCGGCCCCGTGCCATCCCCCCACTCGATGCTGTGCCCCTCCCGGCGCGCCAGCCGCTCGGCCAGGTCGCTGGCGTCGACGCCCAGCCTGACCGCTCCGTCCTCGCCCGCGCCCACGGCCGCCAGGCCGTGCAGCACCGCCTCAGGGACCGGGCGTCCCGTGGCGTCCCAGGCCCGGACCTGCTCGCCGGTCCGGTCGAGGCGCACCCACACGACGGGAGCGGGCCCCAGCTCCGGCGGCTGCGCCGAGCGCGCCCGCACCACCTCGAAGCCGCACCGCGCCAGCGCCTCTTCGAGCAGGCGGGAGGCCGGCGAGGCCTCCTCGGCCACCACCCCGACCCGGCAGGCCGTCGCCCTCACCCCGCCCGCGGACGCCCGCTGTGGCCTCGCCGCCAGCCGCCGGGCCATCCGGAGCACCCGGGCCGCCAGGGCCTCGAGATCGCCTCGCGGGCGCCTCGCCGCAGCTCCTCATCAGGGCGATGGCGCCGAACGCCTCTCGCCCACCCGCCGCCACTCGTCGCGGCGAACGGCCCCGTCGATGCCCCGGGCCGTCGCGGCCCTCGCGTCCACGCCCCGCTCGTCCAGAGCCGCAGGCGCACGCCGCCGTCGGGCTCGTCGGCGTGCACGTAGACGGCCCCGGCGATGCGGGGGTGCCGCCTGCGTGGCGGCAGGCCGCCGCACCTCCGCCGCCGCAGCCTCGTCGAGCCAGCGCACCGGCGTCCCGCCGACGCCGCGCCGCTGGCCGCGGCCAGCGCCAGGCCCGCGCCGCCGCGCCTCCGGCGTGGCCCACCACCAGCCACTCTCCGGGCGGCAGCGACGAGGCGTAGGCGCCTGCCACGGCGGCCGCCAGCTCGGGGGAGAGCTCCGTGCCGGCCTCGCCCCGCACCCCTCTCGGCCCCACCACCGCCCGCGACAGGGTGCCGGCCCAGACCAGGGGGCGGCGCAGGTACTGGTGGGCGTCGACCACCTTGTCGGGCCAGATGCGCACGTCGGGCGCCACCACCGCCGCCTCGCCCACCCGGGCCCGTCGCCCCACCACGGCCCCCTCGTAGAGCCGGGCGCCCCGGCCCACGGTCACCGACTCGGCCAGCACGACCCCCCGCAGCTCCGCCGCCGGCCCGACCCGGCAGGCGCTCCACAGCACGCTGTGGCGGATGGTGGCGCCCCGCCCCACCCAGCAGCCGGGCCCCAGCACGGCGAAGGGCCCCACCTCGGCGCCGTCGTCGATCTCGCATCCGGGCCCCACGTGGCAGGGCGGCTCCAGTCGGGCCGTCGGGGCCACCCGGGCCCCCTCGCCCACCCAGACCCCGGGGCGGCGCCAGCGCCCCGGCCCCCGCTCCGCCTCGGGCAGGCGCACCCGGCCCGCCAGGGCGTCGAGGTGGGCGTGGCGGTACTGCTCCGGCGTGCCGATGTCGGACCAGTAGGCGTCGACCACGCAGCCGAAGAGCGGCTGCCCCTCCCGCAGGAGCAGGGGGAAGAGATCCTTGCTGAAGTCGAAGGGCCGCCCCTCGGGCACCCGTTCCAGAGCCTCGGGCTCCAGGACGTAGATGCCCGTGTTGGCCTGGTCCGAGAAGACCTGCCCCCGTCCCGGCTTCTCCAGGAAACGTCTGACGCGCCCGTCCTCGCCGGTGATGACGATGCCGTACTCCGACGGATCCTCCACCCGGCGCAGCACCAGCGTGCAGGCGGCCCCCCGCTGGCGGTGGAAGTCCAGCACCGCCGCCAGGTCGACGTCGGTCAGGGCATCGCCGCTGATGACCACGACGGGGCCCTCCGTCAGCGCCCGGGCCCGTGCCACGCTGCCCGCCGTGCCCAAGGGCTCGTCCTCCACCAGGTGCTGCAGGCGCACCCCCCACGCCGACCCGTCGCCGAAGTGCTCCATCACCTGCTCGGGCATCAGGTGAAGGGTCGTGATGGCCTCGCGGATGCCGGCGTCGGCCAGCAGCCGCACGATGTGGCCCATGATGGGGACGCCCAGCACCGGCACCATGGGCTTGGGCCGGTCGCACGTGAGAGGACGCAGGCGGCTGCCCTGGCCGCCCGCCATGACGATGGCCTTGACCGTCTGCACGCTTCGCCCTCCGCAGACCCTGCCGGGTGGTGGGAGCCGCCCAAAAAGCCGGCCGCTCTGCTCGTGGCCCGGCAGAGCGGCTCGTCGTGGCGGCCAGGCCTTAGTCTACGGAGGCGGAGTGGGGGAACATGCGCCGGCGCCGCCCGGCCCGGCGAGGCGACGCCGGCGGGGTGCTCTCAGGCGTTGCCCGGCATGGCCGATGGCGGCACCTTGGCCCAGTCGGCCAGGAAGCGCTCCAGCCCCCGGTCGGTGAGGGGATGCAGCACCATGGCCTTGAGCACCGCGAACGGCACCGTCGCGACGTGGGCGCCGGCCCGGGCGGCCTCCAGGACGTGCACCGGGTGCCGGATGCTGGCGGCGATGACCTGGGTCTCGATGCCGTGCTGGTCGAAGATCTCGACGGTGTCCTGGACCACCTCGAGCCCCGTGTGGCCGATGTCATCCAGCCGCCCCACGAAGGGGCTGACGTAGCTGGCGCCGGCCCGGGCGGCCAGCAGGGCCTGCAGCGGCGTGAAGATGAGGGTGACGTTGGTGCGGATCCCCTCCCGGGAGACCCGGCTGACGGCCTTGAGCCCCTCGACGGTGATGGGGATCTTGACCACGATGTTGGGCGCCACCCGGGAGAGCTCCCGGGCCTCCTTGACCATGGTCTCGGCGTCCTGGCCCACCACCTCGGCGCTGACCGGGCCCTTGACGATCTCGCAGATCTCCTCCAGGATCCGCACGAAGGGCCGGCCCTCCTTGGCCACCAGCGTCGGGTTGGTGGTCACCCCGGCCAGGATGCCCCAGCTCGCGGCCTCCTTGATCTCGGCCACGCTGGCGGTGTCGAGGTACAACTGCACGGCGCATCAACCTCCCCGACCGATCTGGGCCGACGGGTCCACGGCCATCTCCAGCGGCGACGGGCCCTGCTCCAGGAGTCGCCAGTGCCCGGCGGCCGCGATCATCGCCCCGTTGTCGGTGCAGAGCGCCGGCTCCGGCAGCACGGCCTCGAGCCCGTGCCGGCGGGCCCGCTCGGCGACGGCCTCCCGCAACCCCTGGTTGGCCGCCACCCCCCCCGTCACGGCCACGGCCCGCGCACCCGTGCGCTCCGCCGCCTCGAAGAGCCTTTCGACCAGGACCTCCACGATCGCCTGCTGGAGTTCGGCGGCGGCGTCCTCCACCGGCAGCCCCGCCCGCACGGCGGGCAGCAGGTGCTGCAGGGCCGCCGTCTTGAGCCCGCTGAAGCTGAAGTCGAGCGTGTCGCTGCCCCGCAACGCCCGCGGCAGCGTCACCCTGCCGGGCCGCCCCCGGCGGGCGAGCCGGTCGACCGCCGGCCCGGCCGGGTAGCCCAGGTCCAGGAGCCGCCCCACCTTGTCGAAGGCCTCGCCGGCCGCGTCGTCGCGGGTGCCTCCCAGGTGCCGCAGCCGCCCGGGCCGCTCGGCGCGGAAGAGCTCGGTGTGGCCCCCCGACGCCACCAGCACCACGACGGGCCCCTGCAGGTCGGGTCGGGCCAGCCACGCCGAGGCGACGTGCCCCTCCAGGTGATCGACGCCGACGAAGGGCAGCTCCAGGGCCAGCGCCAGGGCCTTGCCCGCCATGAAGCCCACCAGCAGGCTTCCCACCAGGCCGGGCCCGTAGGTGGCGGCGACGCCCTCCAGCTGCTCCCGCCTCACCCCCGCCTCGTCGAGGGCCTGCTGGATGACGGGCAGGATGGCCAGCAGGTGCTGGCGCGAGGCGATCTCGGGCACCACCCCGCCGAAGCGCCGGTGCAGCGCCACCTGCGAGGCGACCACGCTCGACAGGATCTCCCGGCCGCCCCGCACCACCGCGGCGGCCGTGTCGTCACAGCTGGTGTCGATGCCCAGCAGCGGCCCGCCCCGGTAGGCCCTCACCGCTGGCCGGCCTCCCGCTCCTGCTCCAGGTCCCGCCACATGATGATGGCGTCCTCGTTGTTGTCGCGGTAGTAGCCGCGCCGGATGCCGGCGCTGCGGAAGCCCAGCGATTCGTAGAGGCGCTGGGCCCGGACGTTGGACTTGCGCACCTCGAGCGTGAGCCGGCGCATGCCCTTGCGGCGCGCCAGCTCGGTGATGGCCTCCATCAGGCGCCGGCCCACGCCGCGGCTGCGGTAGTCGGGGTGCACCGCGACGTTGGTGATGTGCCCCTCGTCGGCCACCAGCCAGATGCCCACGTACCCCACGGCCCGACCGTCGGCCCGGGCGACCAGGTAGTGGGCGCGGTCGTTGTCGAGCAGCTCCGACAGGAAAGCCGCCCTGGACCAGGGCGTGCTGAACGAGAGCCGCTCGATCACCATGATGTCGTTGAGGTCCCGGACCCGCATGGGGTCGATGACGACGGTCAGGGGCTCCTCGGCGGCTGCTGCCATCGGCGTTCGGCCTCCGTCGCCTTCAAGTACCGGGCGCCCAGCGTCAGCGGGTCGTCCCGGCGTCCCTCCGAGAGCGACCACCCCCCCAGCCGGCCCACGGCCACCGGCCGCGCCAGCTGGCACGCCTCGGGGACCCAAATGTACTCCAACTCGGACAGCCTCGCCAGGGTCTGGGCGTACCGATGGCAGCCGTCACCCACCGCCGCCGCCACCGTCACGCCCCGGTCGCGGGCGTGGCGCCGGGCCGCTTCGGCCAGCTCCTCCACGGGCATGGCGCGGGCCGGCTCCAGCGCCGCCACGGGCGGTTCGGCCGCCCGGCGTAGACGCCGCCGAAGACCTCGCCCGCCGGGCGTCGATGGCCGCCACCACCAGGGCGCCGCCCAGCCGGCGGCCAGCGCCATGGCCATCAGCGTGTCGACCCCCACCAGGGGGAGCTCCCACGCCCACGCCAGCGCCTTGGCCACCGCCAGGCCGATGCGCAGCCCCGTGTAGGAGCCGGGCCCGGCCGCCACCGCCACGCCGTCCAGGTCGGCGCCCCGCCATCCCGCCTCGGCCAGCCCCCGCCGGATCACCTCGACGATGGCCTCGCCCCGCCCGCCCCCGCCCGGGTGGGCCGAGCTCAGCCACCAGCCGGCCTCGCCGCCCAGGGCGACGCCCAGCGTGCGGGTGGCCGTGTCGATGGCCAGGATCCGACCGCCGCTCACGCGCCCTCCACCGGCCTCCAGCCGTGCCGCCCGGCCAGCTCCTCGAGCAGCCGGGCCGGCCGCTCGCCCAGCCCCTGCAGGGTCAGGATGCGCCCCTCGGGCCAGCCGGCGAAGTCGAGCCTCGCCACCAGCCGCTCCGGCGGCAGCGACGCCTCGATGGGCTCCGGCCACTCCACCGCCACGACGCCCCCGGCCTCCAGGTACCAGTCGAGCCCCAGCTGCTCCATCAGCATCCGCGCCTGCTCGTCGTCGAGACGCCCCACCAGGCGGTAGGCATCGACGTGATAGAGGGCCAGCCGTCCCCCCCGCACCTCCCGCACGTAGACGAAGGTGGGGCTCACCACCGCCCCCTCGGGGGCGCCCAGGCCCCTGGCCAGCCCCCGCACCAGGGTGGTCTTGCCGGCGCCCAGCGGTCCGTAGAGGGCCACCACGTCGCCGGCGGCCAGCCGCTCGGCCAGGGCCTCGCCCACCCGCATGGTCGCCTCGGGACCGTCAGCGACGAGCCGCCACGCCGCACCCATGCCCTCACCCGCGTGCTGCCGGGGCCGTCGCGGCCCGGACCGTCTCGGCCGGCGCCGCGCGGCGGACCCTCGCCCCTCGGGCGGCCTTGACGAAGGCCGTGAAGAGCAGGCGCTGGACGGGGTAGCGCTCCACCATGCACTCGGGGTGCCACTGGACCCCCACGGCGAAGGCGTGGGCCCGGCTCTCCACCGCCTCCACCACGGCGTCCTTGGACTTGGCCGCCACCCGAAACGGCGGGGCCACCGTCCGCACCGCCTGGTGGTGGAAGCTGTTGACCCGCACGCTCTCGACCTGCAGGATGCGCCCCACCAGGCTCTCGGGCTCGAGGCGCACCTCGTGGATGGGATACCACCGCGGCGCCGACTGGCGGTGCTGGAGGGGGTGGGGCACCTGCGCCCCGATGTCCTGGTAGAGGCTGCCCCCCGCGGCCACGTTGAGCACCTGCATGCCCCGGCAGATGCCGAGGATCGGCAGGTCCAGCTCCAGGGCCCGGCGGGCCAGCGCGAGCTCCAGCGCGTCCCGCTCCGGGTCGACGGAGCCCAGGTGCGGCGAGGGATCCTCGCCGAAGCGGGCGGGGTCCACGTCGCCCCCGCCGGCCAGCAGCAGGCCGTCGAGGGCCTCCAGGTAGCTCTCCGCCAGGCGGGTGTCCTCCACCAGGGGGATGAGGACCGGCGCGCCGCCAGCCATCTCCACCGCGCTGGCGTAGGCCCGGGGCAGCACCAGCCGCGCCGCCCCCTCCCGGTCCCTCTCCTGCCCCGATACGATGCCGATGAGCGGCCGTTGGCCCTCGGCCGGCTCCATGGCCCTGATCGCCTCCCTCAGTCGACACGGGCCCTGATGCCCGTGGCCCCCGCCTCCTCGCATCGGCAGCCGCCCGACCTCACTCCACCCGGTAGACCCCCGCGGCCGTCACCACCACCCACGGCCGGCCGGGGGGCCGCGCCTCCAGGTGGGCGCGCACCGCCTCCAGGCGCCGCTGGCGCTCGGCCAGCGCCCGCCGGGCCTCGGCCTCGCCCACCTCCAGAAACCTGACCCACTGCCCCGGGCGCAGCTGGCCCATCACGTCCAGGTCGGCCGTGATGACGGTGGCGATCTTAGGGTAGCCGCCGGTGGTCGGCCGCTCGGCCAGCAGCACCAGGGGCTGCCCGTCGCCTGTCACCTGCACGCTGCCGGGAGCCGTGGCCTCGGAGA
This genomic interval from Limnochorda sp. LNt contains the following:
- a CDS encoding phosphohexomutase domain-containing protein, with product MRLDRTGEQVRAWDATGRPVPEAVLHGLAAVGAGEDGAVRLGVDASDLAERLARREGHSIEWGDGTGPAVDGVELACLAAAAAAAPGGLEALERAWEVPARLQLTVPVAWERVGQAMRELAQRAGGLAESPGDGVKVRHETGWALVRPDPDRPLLRLQVEAATLDDARDLLARYATYLRQAVRAPDSRDGPDPGRNGGA
- a CDS encoding NDP-sugar synthase, which encodes MQTVKAIVMAGGQGSRLRPLTCDRPKPMVPVLGVPIMGHIVRLLADAGIREAITTLHLMPEQVMEHFGDGSAWGVRLQHLVEDEPLGTAGSVARARALTEGPVVVISGDALTDVDLAAVLDFHRQRGAACTLVLRRVEDPSEYGIVITGEDGRVRRFLEKPGRGQVFSDQANTGIYVLEPEALERVPEGRPFDFSKDLFPLLLREGQPLFGCVVDAYWSDIGTPEQYRHAHLDALAGRVRLPEAERGPGRWRRPGVWVGEGARVAPTARLEPPCHVGPGCEIDDGAEVGPFAVLGPGCWVGRGATIRHSVLWSACRVGPAAELRGVVLAESVTVGRGARLYEGAVVGRRARVGEAAVVAPDVRIWPDKVVDAHQYLRRPLVWAGTLSRAVVGPRGVRGEAGTELSPELAAAVAGAYASSLPPGEWLVVGHAGGAAARAWRWPRPAARRRRDAGALARRGCGGGGAAACRHAGGTPASPGPSTCTPTSPTAACACGSGRAGRGREGRDGPGHRRGRSPRRVAAGGREAFGAIALMRSCGEAPARRSRGPGGPGAPDGPAAGGEATAGVRGRGEGDGLPGRGGGRGGLAGLPPARRGAGAVRLRGGAGALGAAAGAGARSRRVGAPRPDRRAGPGLGRHGTPGP
- the fsa gene encoding fructose-6-phosphate aldolase, encoding MQLYLDTASVAEIKEAASWGILAGVTTNPTLVAKEGRPFVRILEEICEIVKGPVSAEVVGQDAETMVKEARELSRVAPNIVVKIPITVEGLKAVSRVSREGIRTNVTLIFTPLQALLAARAGASYVSPFVGRLDDIGHTGLEVVQDTVEIFDQHGIETQVIAASIRHPVHVLEAARAGAHVATVPFAVLKAMVLHPLTDRGLERFLADWAKVPPSAMPGNA
- the tsaD gene encoding tRNA (adenosine(37)-N6)-threonylcarbamoyltransferase complex transferase subunit TsaD, translated to MRAYRGGPLLGIDTSCDDTAAAVVRGGREILSSVVASQVALHRRFGGVVPEIASRQHLLAILPVIQQALDEAGVRREQLEGVAATYGPGLVGSLLVGFMAGKALALALELPFVGVDHLEGHVASAWLARPDLQGPVVVLVASGGHTELFRAERPGRLRHLGGTRDDAAGEAFDKVGRLLDLGYPAGPAVDRLARRGRPGRVTLPRALRGSDTLDFSFSGLKTAALQHLLPAVRAGLPVEDAAAELQQAIVEVLVERLFEAAERTGARAVAVTGGVAANQGLREAVAERARRHGLEAVLPEPALCTDNGAMIAAAGHWRLLEQGPSPLEMAVDPSAQIGRGG
- the rimI gene encoding ribosomal protein S18-alanine N-acetyltransferase, with translation MAAAAEEPLTVVIDPMRVRDLNDIMVIERLSFSTPWSRAAFLSELLDNDRAHYLVARADGRAVGYVGIWLVADEGHITNVAVHPDYRSRGVGRRLMEAITELARRKGMRRLTLEVRKSNVRAQRLYESLGFRSAGIRRGYYRDNNEDAIIMWRDLEQEREAGQR
- the tsaB gene encoding tRNA (adenosine(37)-N6)-threonylcarbamoyltransferase complex dimerization subunit type 1 TsaB, with amino-acid sequence MSGGRILAIDTATRTLGVALGGEAGWWLSSAHPGGGGRGEAIVEVIRRGLAEAGWRGADLDGVAVAAGPGSYTGLRIGLAVAKALAWAWELPLVGVDTLMAMALAAGWAAPWWWRPSTPGGRGLRRRLRRAAEPPVAALEPARAMPVEELAEAARRHARDRGVTVAAAVGDGCHRYAQTLARLSELEYIWVPEACQLARPVAVGRLGGWSLSEGRRDDPLTLGARYLKATEAERRWQQPPRSP
- the tsaE gene encoding tRNA (adenosine(37)-N6)-threonylcarbamoyltransferase complex ATPase subunit type 1 TsaE, producing the protein MGAAWRLVADGPEATMRVGEALAERLAAGDVVALYGPLGAGKTTLVRGLARGLGAPEGAVVSPTFVYVREVRGGRLALYHVDAYRLVGRLDDEQARMLMEQLGLDWYLEAGGVVAVEWPEPIEASLPPERLVARLDFAGWPEGRILTLQGLGERPARLLEELAGRHGWRPVEGA
- a CDS encoding gamma-glutamyl-gamma-aminobutyrate hydrolase family protein; this encodes MEPAEGQRPLIGIVSGQERDREGAARLVLPRAYASAVEMAGGAPVLIPLVEDTRLAESYLEALDGLLLAGGGDVDPARFGEDPSPHLGSVDPERDALELALARRALELDLPILGICRGMQVLNVAAGGSLYQDIGAQVPHPLQHRQSAPRWYPIHEVRLEPESLVGRILQVESVRVNSFHHQAVRTVAPPFRVAAKSKDAVVEAVESRAHAFAVGVQWHPECMVERYPVQRLLFTAFVKAARGARVRRAAPAETVRAATAPAARG